In the genome of Desulfonauticus submarinus, the window TAAGTATTCTAAAAAATAAATTCCTATATAATTTAACATCAAAGTAATAATAATTTCATTGGCTTCATATTTTACCTTTAAATAACCTGCCAAAAGAGCAAACAGCCCCCCAAAAAAACCTGCAACTAACCCCATGCTCACAAGCATTGCTTTTCCCAAAGACAACCCTGAAAGGGCTACCAGACTAGCCCCAATAGCACCGAGAGCATACTGTCCTTCAGCACCTATATTCCAAATTCTAAGCTTAAAGGCTAAAGCAACACCAAGAGAACAAAAATAAATAGGAATGGCTTTAATAATCATATCTTCCAAAGCAAATTTAGATCCAAACCCACCTTGGAAAAATAAAACTATCCCGTGCCAAGGCTCTTTATTTTGCAACTTCAACAAACAAGCCCCAAGTAAAACTGCTAGCAAAAATGAACTTAAAACAATAAACAGCTTAAATAAGGGGCTAGCACCTTTTTCTTTTTTAACAATGCGTATTTTCGGCATATCTTTTTTAATAAGTTTATCTGTTTTGTTGTTATGCTGTTAAAGAAGATGTTATTTAGCCTCAAATTAAAAGCTAGGCAACTCTTTTCTTAAGGAAAACTACGGGTAATCATGGATTAAACTGTTCCCATCTCAAAAACAAAGTTCCCCCTTTTAAAGGGGAAACTGAAAACTATTTATTATGTATGAAGAATGGGATTAAATTGTTCTATAGTAAAAAACACCTCGTCAACTAAAAATTCTTAATAAAACTATTTCTAACAAGATATTGACCTTTACTAAATAAACACCTAACTTTTACCTAGAATCAATACCAAAGGACAAAACCATGCAAAAACTTCCCATTGGTGAAAGCGATTTCAAAAATTTACGCCAAAATAATTGTTATTTTATAGATAAAACTGAATTTATCTCAGAAATTATTAGAGAAAATAACAATGTTATTCTTATCCCTAGACCAAGAAGATTTGGAAAAACCTTAAACCTTTCCATGCTAAGATATTTCTTTGATAAAAATGAAAATGCTAGGGATTTATTTAAGGGTTTAAAAATAGAAA includes:
- a CDS encoding AAA family ATPase gives rise to the protein MQKLPIGESDFKNLRQNNCYFIDKTEFISEIIRENNNVILIPRPRRFGKTLNLSMLRYFFDKNENARDLFKGLKIE